A region from the Ictalurus punctatus breed USDA103 chromosome 25, Coco_2.0, whole genome shotgun sequence genome encodes:
- the pex7 gene encoding peroxisomal biogenesis factor 7 isoform X2 has protein sequence MKVFRFPARHGYAVEMSPFLHNTLACATAQYYGIAGCGTLLVLEQREADIVLMRSFDWNDGLFDVTWSENNEHVLVTGAGDGSLQIWDTANPQGPIRVLKEHTQEVYAVDWSQTRTENLVVSGSWDHTAKVWDPEHPQSVCTLKGHEGVVYSTIWSPHIPACFASTSGDGTLRVWDVKAGSCRLAIPAHKAEVLSCDWCKYDQNVLATGAVDCSVCVWDLRNVRQPVAQMLGHSYAIRRVKFSPLFKTVLASCSYDFTVRWWTVPGMKL, from the exons ATGAAGGTGTTCAGGTTTCCAGCTCGACACGGTTATGCGGTGGAAATGTCCCCGTTTCTCCACAACACACTGGCCTGCGCTACAGCTCAGTATTACGGGATAGCAG GATGTGGAACGCTGCTGGTGCTGGAGCAGAGGGAAGCGGACATTGTGCTCATGAGAAG CTTTGACTGGAACGATGGGCTCTTTGACGTTACGTGGAGCGAGAACAACGAGCACGTGCTGGTGACCGGAGCTGGTGATGGCTCACTgcagatttgggacacagccaacCCGCAAGGGCCTATCCGAGTGCTGAAGGAGCACACCCAAGAG GTGTACGCAGTGGATTGGAGCCAGACGCGGACCGAGAACCTGGTGGTTTCAGGATCATGGGATCACACAGCCAAAGTG TGGGATCCAGAGCACCCTCAGTCCGTGTGCACACTTAAGGGTCACGAGGGAGTCGTGTACAGCACCATCTGGTCTCCACACATCCCAGCCTGCTTCGCCTCAACCTCAG GAGATGGCACGCTGAGAGTTTGGGACGTGAAAGCCGGCTCGTGTCGACTGGCGATTCCGGCACACAAAGCCGAGGTCCTTAGCTGTGATTGGTGCAAATATGACCAG aaTGTGTTGGCGACGGGAGCCGTCGactgcagcgtgtgtgtgtgggatctgCGAAACGTCCGCCAGCCTGTAGCGCAAATGCTGGGCCATTCCTATGCCATCCGGAGAGTAAAG TTTTCACCATTATTCAAGACCGTGCTGGCGTCTTGCTCCTATGACTTCACCGTCAG
- the pex7 gene encoding peroxisomal biogenesis factor 7 isoform X3 yields MKVFRFPARHGYAVEMSPFLHNTLACATAQYYGIAGCGTLLVLEQREADIVLMRSFDWNDGLFDVTWSENNEHVLVTGAGDGSLQIWDTANPQGPIRVLKEHTQEVYAVDWSQTRTENLVVSGSWDHTAKVWDPEHPQSVCTLKGHEGVVYSTIWSPHIPACFASTSGDGTLRVWDVKAGSCRLAIPAHKAEVLSCDWCKYDQNVLATGAVDCSVCVWDLRNVRQPVAQMLGHSYAIRRVKFSPLFKTVLASCSYDFTVREVI; encoded by the exons ATGAAGGTGTTCAGGTTTCCAGCTCGACACGGTTATGCGGTGGAAATGTCCCCGTTTCTCCACAACACACTGGCCTGCGCTACAGCTCAGTATTACGGGATAGCAG GATGTGGAACGCTGCTGGTGCTGGAGCAGAGGGAAGCGGACATTGTGCTCATGAGAAG CTTTGACTGGAACGATGGGCTCTTTGACGTTACGTGGAGCGAGAACAACGAGCACGTGCTGGTGACCGGAGCTGGTGATGGCTCACTgcagatttgggacacagccaacCCGCAAGGGCCTATCCGAGTGCTGAAGGAGCACACCCAAGAG GTGTACGCAGTGGATTGGAGCCAGACGCGGACCGAGAACCTGGTGGTTTCAGGATCATGGGATCACACAGCCAAAGTG TGGGATCCAGAGCACCCTCAGTCCGTGTGCACACTTAAGGGTCACGAGGGAGTCGTGTACAGCACCATCTGGTCTCCACACATCCCAGCCTGCTTCGCCTCAACCTCAG GAGATGGCACGCTGAGAGTTTGGGACGTGAAAGCCGGCTCGTGTCGACTGGCGATTCCGGCACACAAAGCCGAGGTCCTTAGCTGTGATTGGTGCAAATATGACCAG aaTGTGTTGGCGACGGGAGCCGTCGactgcagcgtgtgtgtgtgggatctgCGAAACGTCCGCCAGCCTGTAGCGCAAATGCTGGGCCATTCCTATGCCATCCGGAGAGTAAAG TTTTCACCATTATTCAAGACCGTGCTGGCGTCTTGCTCCTATGACTTCACCGTCAG
- the hey2 gene encoding hairy/enhancer-of-split related with YRPW motif protein 2: protein MKRPCEDTTSDSDMDETIDVGSENNYPAQSSSSFLRCASPTTTSQVMARKKRRGIIEKRRRDRINNSLSELRRLVPTAFEKQGSAKLEKAEILQMTVDHLKMLQATGGKGYFDFHSLAMDFMSIGFRECLTEVARYLSSVEGLDSSDPLRVRLVSHLSSCAAQLVASSITHHPQALHPLHPLHQLPAAFVARATPSASSSSSSSEPHRSSFSHSSSIAPPLSTSLLSLSATFPLSFPAGFPLFAPGMTSSATISPSISSSSTSSTSQQSSSGSSSAKPYRPWGTEVGAF, encoded by the exons ATGAAGCGGCCCTGTGAGGACACCACATCCGACAGCGACATGGACGAGACCATCGACGTGGGTAGTGAGAATAATTACCCCGC CCAAAGCAGCAGCTCTTTTCTGAGATGTGCTTCTCCCACCACCACCTCGCAGGTCATGGCCCGAAAAAAACGCAGAGGG ATCATCGAGAAGCGACGGAGAGACCGGATCAATAACAGTTTATCAGAGTTGCGTCGCCTGGTGCCTACTGCTTTCGAGAAACAG GGCTCTGCTAAACTAGAGAAGGCTGAAATACTGCAGATGACAGTAGATCATCTAAAGATGCTCCAGGCTACAGGAGGAAAAG GTTATTTCGATTTCCATTCTCTGGCCATGGATTTCATGAGCATCGGTTTCCGTGAGTGTCTCACCGAAGTGGCTCGCTACCTGAGCTCGGTAGAAGGACTGGACTCAAGTGACCCTCTGCGCGTTCGCCTCGTCTCACACCTCAGCAGCTGTGCCGCTCAACTCGTCGCCTcatccatcacacaccatcctCAAGCCCTGCATCCGCTCCACCCGCTGCACCAGCTACCCGCAGCCTTTGTAGCACGCGCCACACCATCGGCCtcctcctcgtcttcctctTCAGAGCCACATCGatcctctttctctcactccagCAGCATAGCACCGCCACTCTCTACCTCCCTGCTCTCGCTCTCGGCAACCTTCCCCCTGTCGTTTCCTGCTGGATTCCCGCTCTTCGCTCCTGGCATGACATCGTCGGCGACCATCAGCCCCTCCATTTCCAGCTCATCCACGTCGTCAACGTCACAGCAGAGCAGCTCCGGCTCCAGCTCTGCTAAACCGTATCGGCCATGGGGGACTGAAGTGGGAGCCTTCTGA